The following coding sequences lie in one Cyanobacterium sp. Dongsha4 genomic window:
- the moaC gene encoding cyclic pyranopterin monophosphate synthase MoaC, whose amino-acid sequence MTEQKISHLNSQGEVQMVDVSLKSITSRTAIASGKVLLNPTALETILKQKNPKGDLIATAKIAGIMGAKQTSSLIPLCHPLPLQKIAIDIHLNQENYCYEIFASTKTNAETGVEMEALTAVSIAALTLYDMLKAIDKSITITDIKLVSKTGGKSDYNRK is encoded by the coding sequence ATGACAGAACAAAAAATATCCCATCTCAATTCCCAAGGAGAGGTGCAAATGGTGGATGTTTCTCTTAAATCCATCACCTCTCGAACTGCGATCGCATCTGGCAAAGTTTTATTGAATCCCACTGCCTTAGAAACCATTTTAAAACAAAAAAACCCCAAAGGAGATCTCATCGCCACCGCTAAGATAGCTGGTATTATGGGAGCAAAACAGACATCCTCTCTAATTCCCCTGTGTCACCCCTTACCGTTGCAGAAAATTGCCATAGATATTCACCTAAATCAAGAGAATTACTGTTATGAAATATTCGCATCCACCAAAACCAACGCAGAAACAGGGGTAGAAATGGAGGCTTTAACGGCAGTATCTATCGCCGCTTTAACTCTTTATGATATGCTCAAAGCCATAGATAAATCTATTACCATCACTGACATCAAGTTAGTCAGCAAAACGGGAGGAAAATCAGACTATAACCGAAAATAA
- a CDS encoding type II toxin-antitoxin system Phd/YefM family antitoxin, which yields MKSITPTQLRKNLYNLLDEVLNTGVPIQINRGGKILQITPVEKVHKLDNLISRPDVICGNPDDIVNLTWEGEINLDLP from the coding sequence ATGAAAAGTATTACCCCCACCCAACTCAGAAAAAATCTTTATAATCTACTAGATGAAGTGCTAAATACTGGTGTACCGATACAGATTAATCGAGGTGGCAAAATTCTACAAATCACCCCCGTAGAAAAAGTACATAAACTAGATAACCTTATATCACGTCCTGATGTAATTTGTGGTAATCCTGATGATATTGTCAATTTAACTTGGGAAGGAGAAATAAATCTTGATTTACCTTGA
- a CDS encoding Eco57I restriction-modification methylase domain-containing protein: protein MKINRQNITKYLDNFNFESLFIEELGWDYPEDDSEKYITIDEQIFTLTPIADKRGFNVFLCLLENQSIPLPATLKKIDKEISKYSYEHFIIYASQLDNTQKWQWVKRQANQPLANRTVEYSHHKKEALLQILDTIYIDLDEEEKLNLTEVRSRAKKAFDVDKVTKKFYDKFKKEHSQFLGFIEGITVDFDKEWYASLMLNRLMFVYFIQKKGFLNSDLNYLRNKLIEIRSPLTPLNKGGINIEKAPLNKKEINTEKVPLAKGETGGSDINFYTFYRYFLLRLFHDGLGSQNRTSELDNLLGKVPYLNGGLFEIHPLENKYPNIQIKDEAFEKIFTFFDQYNWHLDDRPLKSDNEINPDVLGYIFEKYINQKQMGAYYTKEDITEYISKNCIIPYLFDAVLRKCDPPLPPLKKGGENTKKAPLNKQENIEKALLNKQENIEKAPLTKGGLGGSSLFQLLQENPDRYIYDAVKKGVNLSLPDEIAKGINDVSQRENWNQTADENYALPTEIWREVIARRNRYFEIKEKLKNGEITSINDLITYNLNIRQFAQDVISNINSPLTLKIFYEKLATMSILDPTCGSGAFLFSALNILEPLYSVCLERMQEFVEEKDPPQPPLMKGGVNTGKVPLSKGEIGGSKREVQKYIKEFQGILSNVRNHINKKYFILKNIMLNNLYGVDIMEEATEVCKLRLFLKLASQITPNPSAKNYGIEPLPDIDFNIRSGNSLVGFANYNEVEKAVKGDRQGKLDLYDDMGVINDKAKAVSEVYQTFRSIQTQSDGANFSETKQKLQASLASLNEELNRYLAREYGVDIKKKKDYEKWLISHQPFHWFTEFYSIINNGGFDVIIGNPPYVEYSKVKKDYQIKGYETEKCGNLYAFIIERSNKFLQPLALTGMIIPHSAICTDRMETLQAELTKKSDIWLSTYCIRPSKLFDGVDQRLAIYILKNKPTNNSNKNIYSSKYYHWYQELRESLFNCLEYTDISTINFTNSLPKLHNLLENYIWNKLNKYKTLNKFLDKKQIIYFHNAPRYWIRAMNFTPYFWNEKDGEQISSHLKSIIFKTEIDSLTIVAMLNSSLFYWWFIILSNCRDLTAREINNFPVGLDKMSESIKQKLGTLAEELMEDLRVNSVRKECNYKTTGKVIYDEYYPKKSKPIIDEIDKVLAEHYGFSEEELDFIINYDIKYRMGKELDSD from the coding sequence ATGAAAATTAACCGTCAAAACATTACCAAATATCTTGATAACTTTAATTTTGAATCATTATTCATTGAAGAATTAGGGTGGGATTATCCCGAAGATGATAGCGAAAAATATATAACTATTGATGAACAAATATTCACCTTAACTCCCATTGCTGATAAACGAGGTTTTAACGTCTTTTTATGTTTATTAGAAAATCAATCAATTCCTCTTCCCGCTACCCTCAAAAAAATTGATAAAGAAATTAGTAAATATTCCTACGAACACTTCATTATTTATGCTTCACAACTTGATAATACTCAAAAATGGCAATGGGTAAAAAGACAAGCAAATCAACCCTTAGCTAATCGTACCGTTGAATATTCTCACCACAAAAAAGAGGCTTTATTACAAATATTAGATACTATTTATATTGACTTAGACGAAGAAGAAAAACTTAATTTAACAGAAGTTCGATCGCGTGCTAAGAAAGCCTTTGATGTTGATAAAGTTACTAAGAAATTTTATGATAAATTTAAGAAAGAACATAGTCAATTCTTAGGTTTTATTGAAGGAATAACAGTTGACTTTGATAAAGAATGGTACGCATCTTTAATGCTTAATCGCTTAATGTTTGTCTATTTTATTCAGAAAAAAGGCTTTTTAAATAGTGATCTAAATTATCTCAGAAATAAACTAATTGAGATTAGATCCCCCCTAACCCCCCTTAATAAGGGAGGAATAAATATAGAAAAAGCTCCCCTTAATAAAAAGGAAATAAATACAGAAAAAGTCCCCCTTGCTAAGGGGGAAACAGGGGGATCAGACATTAATTTCTACACCTTCTATCGTTACTTTTTATTAAGATTATTTCACGATGGATTAGGGAGTCAAAATCGCACTTCCGAGTTAGATAATTTATTAGGAAAAGTACCCTATTTAAACGGTGGCTTATTTGAAATTCATCCCCTCGAAAATAAATATCCTAATATTCAAATTAAAGATGAAGCCTTCGAGAAAATATTTACCTTTTTTGATCAATATAATTGGCATTTAGACGATCGCCCCTTAAAATCTGATAATGAAATTAACCCCGATGTTTTAGGTTACATCTTCGAGAAATATATCAACCAGAAACAAATGGGGGCATATTATACTAAAGAAGATATTACCGAATATATTAGTAAAAATTGCATTATTCCCTACTTATTTGATGCGGTATTAAGAAAATGTGATCCCCCCCTGCCCCCCTTGAAAAAGGGGGGAGAAAATACAAAAAAAGCCCCCCTTAATAAGCAGGAAAACATAGAAAAAGCCCTCCTTAATAAGCAGGAAAATATAGAAAAAGCCCCCCTTACTAAGGGGGGTTTGGGGGGATCATCCTTATTTCAACTACTCCAAGAAAACCCCGATCGCTATATTTATGATGCTGTAAAAAAAGGTGTAAATTTATCCTTACCTGATGAGATAGCCAAAGGCATAAATGATGTTTCTCAGAGAGAAAATTGGAATCAAACCGCCGATGAAAATTATGCTTTACCTACAGAAATTTGGCGAGAAGTTATCGCCAGAAGAAATCGTTATTTTGAGATAAAAGAAAAGTTAAAAAACGGAGAAATTACTTCTATTAATGATTTAATTACCTATAATCTCAACATTCGTCAATTCGCCCAAGATGTTATTTCTAATATTAATTCACCCTTAACTCTCAAGATTTTCTATGAAAAATTAGCCACTATGTCCATTTTAGATCCTACCTGTGGCAGTGGTGCTTTTTTATTCTCCGCTTTAAATATTCTTGAGCCTCTTTATTCCGTTTGTTTAGAAAGAATGCAGGAATTTGTTGAAGAAAAAGATCCCCCCCAACCCCCCTTAATGAAGGGGGGAGTAAATACGGGAAAAGTCCCCCTTTCTAAGGGGGAAATAGGGGGATCTAAAAGAGAAGTTCAGAAATATATAAAAGAATTTCAAGGAATTTTAAGCAATGTTAGAAATCACATTAATAAGAAGTATTTTATCCTCAAAAATATCATGCTTAATAACCTTTATGGTGTGGACATTATGGAGGAAGCAACGGAAGTTTGTAAACTGCGATTATTCCTTAAATTAGCTTCTCAAATTACTCCTAATCCTTCTGCTAAAAATTATGGTATTGAGCCTTTACCTGACATTGATTTTAATATCCGTAGTGGTAATAGTTTAGTGGGTTTTGCTAACTATAATGAAGTGGAAAAAGCTGTTAAAGGCGATCGACAAGGTAAATTAGATTTATATGATGATATGGGAGTGATAAACGATAAAGCTAAAGCCGTGAGCGAAGTTTATCAAACCTTTAGAAGTATTCAAACCCAAAGCGATGGGGCTAATTTTAGCGAAACTAAACAGAAATTACAAGCAAGTTTAGCAAGTTTAAATGAAGAATTAAATCGTTATTTAGCAAGAGAATATGGCGTTGATATTAAAAAGAAAAAAGACTATGAAAAATGGTTAATATCTCATCAACCTTTCCACTGGTTTACAGAGTTTTATTCGATTATTAATAACGGCGGTTTTGATGTGATTATCGGCAATCCCCCTTATGTGGAATATAGTAAAGTGAAAAAGGATTATCAAATTAAGGGTTATGAAACAGAAAAATGTGGCAATTTATATGCTTTTATAATTGAGAGAAGTAATAAATTTTTGCAACCTTTAGCTTTAACAGGAATGATTATTCCTCATTCCGCAATTTGTACTGATAGAATGGAAACTTTACAAGCAGAATTAACAAAAAAATCTGATATTTGGTTATCAACTTATTGTATTCGCCCTTCTAAATTATTTGATGGAGTTGATCAAAGATTAGCAATTTATATACTAAAAAATAAACCTACAAATAACAGTAATAAAAATATTTATTCATCTAAATATTATCATTGGTATCAAGAATTAAGAGAAAGTTTATTTAATTGCTTAGAATATACTGATATATCAACAATCAATTTTACTAACTCTTTACCTAAATTACATAACTTATTAGAAAATTATATTTGGAATAAATTAAACAAGTATAAAACTTTAAATAAATTCTTAGATAAAAAACAAATAATCTATTTTCATAATGCCCCTCGTTATTGGATTCGTGCCATGAATTTTACTCCTTATTTCTGGAATGAAAAAGACGGCGAACAAATATCATCACACCTAAAATCAATTATTTTTAAAACAGAAATAGACTCTTTAACAATAGTTGCTATGTTAAATAGCTCTTTATTTTATTGGTGGTTTATTATTCTTTCTAATTGTCGAGATTTAACTGCAAGAGAAATTAATAATTTTCCTGTAGGATTAGATAAAATGAGTGAATCAATTAAACAGAAACTAGGTACATTAGCTGAAGAATTAATGGAAGATTTACGAGTCAATTCTGTGAGAAAAGAATGTAACTATAAAACCACAGGTAAGGTAATTTATGATGAATATTATCCTAAAAAATCAAAACCAATAATAGACGAAATAGATAAAGTATTAGCCGAACATTATGGCTTTAGCGAGGAGGAATTAGACTTTATAATTAACTATGATATAAAGTATCGCATGGGCAAAGAATTAGACTCAGACTAG
- a CDS encoding nucleotidyltransferase family protein — MLKLAKNYSLIYQRLKIKPQDLIRFCQENLISELAVFGSILRDDFNPQSDIDFLVTYSPLATRSLLEKIILKEKLEKMCGRAACLWHRPVDLVSKKAIENSSNWLKKQEILNSAEVIYCE, encoded by the coding sequence ATGTTAAAATTAGCAAAAAACTATTCTTTAATTTATCAAAGATTAAAGATAAAACCTCAAGATTTAATTAGATTTTGTCAAGAAAATTTGATCTCCGAATTAGCAGTTTTTGGCTCTATTTTAAGAGATGATTTTAACCCTCAAAGTGATATAGATTTTCTTGTCACTTATTCTCCCCTTGCTACAAGAAGTTTATTAGAAAAAATTATACTCAAAGAAAAGTTAGAAAAAATGTGCGGGCGCGCAGCGTGCCTTTGGCATCGCCCTGTGGACTTAGTTAGTAAAAAAGCGATTGAAAATAGTAGTAACTGGTTAAAAAAACAAGAAATATTAAATTCAGCAGAGGTAATTTATTGTGAATGA
- the rpsN gene encoding 30S ribosomal protein S14: protein MAKKSMIAREVKRAKLVAKYAHKRAELKEQIRTAEDPAERFELQRQLQRLPLNSSPYRQRNRCWVTGRPRGYYRDFGLSRNVLREWAHQGLLPGVVKSSW from the coding sequence ATGGCTAAAAAATCAATGATTGCACGGGAAGTAAAACGTGCTAAATTAGTGGCTAAATATGCCCATAAAAGAGCAGAATTAAAAGAACAAATTCGCACAGCAGAAGATCCTGCAGAAAGATTCGAGTTACAACGCCAATTACAAAGATTACCTCTCAACAGTTCCCCTTATCGTCAACGTAATCGTTGTTGGGTAACTGGAAGACCTAGAGGTTACTATCGTGATTTTGGTTTGTCTCGTAATGTCTTGCGTGAATGGGCTCACCAAGGTTTATTACCCGGTGTTGTTAAGTCTAGTTGGTAG
- a CDS encoding type II toxin-antitoxin system PemK/MazF family toxin, with protein sequence MSYSKNDVILVNYPFSDLSSTKVRPAIIINAPSTSKDYFIVPLSSRTENLLTGEFILQDWQKAGLNVKSIVKRGIFTIENTLIIKKIGTLTIEDSNKLEESLKLWLGF encoded by the coding sequence ATGAGTTACTCTAAAAATGATGTTATTTTAGTTAATTATCCTTTTTCTGATTTATCCTCAACTAAAGTTCGACCTGCTATTATTATAAATGCACCATCAACATCAAAAGATTATTTTATAGTGCCTTTAAGTAGTCGTACAGAAAATTTACTTACAGGAGAATTTATTTTACAAGATTGGCAAAAAGCAGGATTAAATGTAAAAAGCATTGTTAAAAGAGGAATTTTTACCATTGAAAATACATTAATTATCAAAAAAATTGGAACTTTAACTATAGAAGATAGTAACAAATTAGAAGAATCATTAAAACTATGGTTAGGTTTTTAA
- a CDS encoding type II toxin-antitoxin system PemK/MazF family toxin encodes MTTNKILPKKREIWLVNLEPTLGVEIKKIRPVVVVNSDAIGKLPLKLIAPITDWKNYYSQNPWHVQIVPNSSNNLSKISAIDTLQLRGVDIKRFQKKIGLISEEEMQKIAISIITVIDIDLKTFLC; translated from the coding sequence TTGACTACTAACAAAATTTTGCCGAAAAAAAGAGAGATATGGTTAGTTAATTTAGAGCCAACTTTAGGGGTTGAAATAAAAAAAATTCGTCCTGTTGTGGTTGTTAATTCCGATGCTATTGGTAAGTTACCATTAAAACTAATTGCCCCTATTACTGATTGGAAAAATTATTATAGTCAAAATCCTTGGCACGTTCAAATTGTACCTAATTCTAGTAATAATTTAAGCAAAATTTCCGCTATAGATACTCTTCAATTAAGAGGAGTTGATATTAAACGCTTTCAAAAAAAAATTGGTCTTATTTCTGAGGAAGAAATGCAAAAAATAGCTATTTCTATTATTACTGTCATTGATATTGATTTAAAGACTTTTTTATGTTAA
- a CDS encoding type II toxin-antitoxin system VapC family toxin produces the protein MIYLDTHVVVWLYGGLIEKLSDTAKSLINQEEIYISPIVRLELQYLYEIERITFSADDILNDLSTRIGLNICQRNFNSIVTQALTINWTRDPFDRLIVAHALIHHDILITKDNNILENYNYAKW, from the coding sequence TTGATTTACCTTGATACTCATGTGGTTGTATGGCTTTATGGAGGATTAATAGAAAAACTAAGTGATACGGCAAAGTCTTTAATTAATCAAGAAGAAATTTATATTTCCCCCATTGTCAGGCTAGAATTGCAATATCTTTATGAAATTGAGAGAATAACATTTTCGGCTGATGACATTTTAAATGATTTATCAACTCGCATCGGTTTGAACATTTGCCAACGCAATTTTAATTCTATTGTAACTCAGGCTTTAACTATTAATTGGACAAGAGATCCTTTTGATCGATTAATTGTTGCTCATGCTTTAATTCACCACGATATACTCATCACAAAAGATAACAATATTTTAGAGAATTATAACTATGCTAAATGGTAG
- a CDS encoding type II toxin-antitoxin system Phd/YefM family antitoxin — MKSLTATEAKNSFGMLLDWARQEPVLIEKQGRKVAVMLSVEEYQRLSSPPNQSANLDNKDLTLAERLAILKLPPEERAKILRESAEKMLFHYQENQEWQDLSGGDFIDY, encoded by the coding sequence ATGAAAAGTTTAACGGCTACAGAAGCAAAAAATAGTTTTGGAATGTTATTAGATTGGGCGAGACAAGAGCCTGTCTTAATTGAAAAACAGGGGCGAAAGGTTGCTGTTATGTTATCAGTAGAAGAATATCAACGGTTATCCTCCCCTCCAAATCAATCAGCTAATTTAGACAATAAAGATTTAACATTGGCAGAAAGATTAGCTATTTTAAAGCTACCACCAGAAGAAAGGGCAAAAATTTTAAGAGAAAGTGCAGAAAAAATGTTATTCCATTATCAAGAAAATCAAGAATGGCAAGATTTAAGTGGAGGAGACTTCATTGACTACTAA